A stretch of the Mesorhizobium sp. Pch-S genome encodes the following:
- a CDS encoding aldehyde dehydrogenase: MGIGLLIDGDERPAAEEASFERFDPFTGKLATRAAAASVADANAAVEAAATAFPAWSRVGPGERRALLLKAADIMTSKAGEFTKLMTEETGATAPWATFNVMLAANMLREAAAMTTQISGEVIPSDKPGTFAMAIRQPAGVCLGIAPWNAPVILGTRALAMPLACGNTVVLKASEMCPGTHRLIGQVLVEAGLPRGVVNVVTNDPKDAAAIVKAVIAHPAVKRVNFTGSTKVGRIIAELSAQHLKPALLELGGKAPLVVLEDADVDAAVSAATFGAFMHQGQICMSTERLVVDEKIADEFVAKLAARASKLPAGDPRGHVVLGSLISSQAADKMEELVADAVAKGARLVAGGKRMGTVMEATLLDHVTPAMRVYSEESFGPVKPVIRVKGEDDAVRVANDTEYGLSSAVFSRDVSRAMAVAARIQAGICHINGPTVGDEAQMPFGGMKGSGYGRFGGKASIAEFTDLRWLTIEDPGQPYPF, translated from the coding sequence ATGGGTATCGGACTTCTGATCGATGGTGATGAACGGCCGGCTGCGGAAGAGGCGTCCTTTGAGCGCTTCGATCCATTCACCGGCAAGCTGGCGACCCGAGCCGCTGCCGCAAGCGTCGCCGACGCCAACGCCGCCGTGGAGGCCGCCGCCACTGCTTTCCCGGCCTGGTCGCGGGTCGGTCCGGGCGAACGCCGCGCCTTGCTTTTAAAGGCGGCCGATATCATGACCTCCAAGGCCGGTGAGTTCACCAAGCTGATGACGGAAGAGACGGGCGCGACCGCTCCCTGGGCAACGTTCAACGTCATGCTGGCCGCGAACATGCTGCGCGAAGCGGCAGCAATGACGACGCAGATATCAGGCGAGGTCATTCCCTCCGACAAGCCAGGCACGTTCGCCATGGCGATCCGTCAGCCGGCCGGCGTGTGCCTCGGTATCGCGCCATGGAATGCGCCGGTCATCCTCGGCACGCGCGCGCTGGCCATGCCACTCGCCTGCGGTAACACAGTGGTGTTGAAAGCCTCGGAAATGTGCCCTGGCACACACCGGCTGATCGGCCAGGTGCTGGTCGAGGCCGGCCTGCCCAGGGGCGTCGTCAATGTCGTCACCAACGACCCGAAGGACGCGGCGGCAATCGTCAAGGCGGTGATTGCGCATCCGGCGGTGAAGCGCGTCAACTTCACCGGTTCGACCAAGGTCGGCCGGATCATCGCCGAGCTCTCCGCCCAGCACCTCAAGCCGGCGCTGCTCGAACTCGGTGGCAAGGCGCCGCTCGTCGTGCTGGAGGACGCTGACGTCGACGCGGCGGTGAGTGCAGCAACCTTCGGCGCGTTCATGCATCAGGGCCAGATCTGCATGTCCACCGAACGCCTGGTCGTCGACGAAAAGATTGCGGACGAATTCGTCGCCAAGCTCGCTGCCCGCGCCTCGAAACTGCCGGCCGGAGATCCTCGCGGTCATGTCGTTCTGGGCTCTTTGATCAGCAGTCAGGCGGCCGACAAGATGGAAGAACTGGTTGCCGACGCTGTTGCCAAAGGCGCCAGGCTGGTTGCTGGCGGCAAGCGGATGGGGACGGTCATGGAGGCAACGCTGCTTGATCATGTCACCCCAGCCATGCGCGTCTATTCGGAAGAGTCCTTCGGCCCCGTAAAGCCGGTGATCCGCGTCAAAGGCGAGGACGACGCGGTGCGCGTCGCCAACGACACCGAATACGGACTTTCATCGGCTGTCTTCAGCCGTGACGTTTCTCGTGCCATGGCCGTCGCGGCGCGCATCCAGGCGGGTATCTGCCACATCAACGGGCCTACCGTAGGCGACGAGGCGCAGATGCCATTCGGCGGCATGAAGGGGTCGGGTTACGGGCGGTTCGGTGGCAAGGCATCGATCGCCGAATTCACTGACCTGCGCTGGCTGACGATCGAGGATCCAGGCCAGCCCTACCCGTTCTGA
- a CDS encoding glyoxalase superfamily protein, with translation MTVKRIVANVATTDVAAARRFYGDVLGLDIVMDHGWIATYGNSERMTVQVSFAEHGGNETPVPDLSIEVDDVDAMLAGMKKAGFAIEYGPSDEPWGVRRFFVRDPFGKLINILQHD, from the coding sequence GTGACCGTCAAACGCATCGTCGCCAACGTCGCCACGACCGATGTCGCGGCGGCGAGGCGTTTTTACGGCGACGTGCTCGGCCTCGACATCGTCATGGACCATGGCTGGATCGCCACCTACGGCAACAGTGAACGCATGACAGTGCAAGTGTCATTCGCCGAGCATGGTGGCAACGAAACGCCGGTGCCCGACCTGTCCATCGAGGTCGACGATGTCGACGCCATGCTTGCCGGCATGAAGAAAGCCGGCTTCGCCATCGAATATGGCCCGTCCGACGAACCCTGGGGCGTGCGCCGTTTCTTCGTGCGCGATCCTTTCGGCAAGCTGATCAACATCCTCCAGCACGACTAG
- a CDS encoding RidA family protein, whose protein sequence is MRRLISTGSPFEKTAGYSRAVVQGDWCFVAGTTGYDYTTMSMPEGVEAQTRNCMQTITKALKEGGFELADVVRANYYITDQNDVDKVFPILGEYFGDIRPAATMITCLLNKPEMKIEIEVTALRRGATGL, encoded by the coding sequence ATGCGCAGACTGATCTCGACCGGCTCGCCCTTCGAAAAGACGGCAGGCTATTCTCGTGCCGTCGTGCAGGGTGACTGGTGTTTTGTCGCCGGCACCACGGGTTACGACTACACCACCATGAGCATGCCAGAGGGAGTCGAAGCGCAGACGCGCAATTGCATGCAGACCATCACCAAGGCGCTGAAGGAAGGCGGCTTCGAACTGGCCGATGTCGTGCGCGCAAACTATTACATCACCGACCAGAACGACGTGGACAAGGTCTTCCCCATCCTCGGCGAATATTTCGGCGACATCCGCCCGGCCGCAACCATGATCACCTGCCTGCTCAACAAGCCGGAAATGAAGATCGAGATCGAGGTCACCGCTTTGCGCCGGGGCGCAACAGGCCTGTGA
- the leuD gene encoding 3-isopropylmalate dehydratase small subunit: MDKFTKLTGVAAPLPIVNVDTDMIIPKDYLKTIKRTGLGKGLFAEMRFNEDGSENPDFVLNKPAYRKAQILVAGDNFGCGSSREHAPWALLDFGIRCVISTSFADIFYNNCFKNGILPITVSQEDLDKLMDDAERGANATLSVDLEAKEIRGPDGGVVTFDLDDFKRHCLLNGLDDIGLTMEKSNAIASFEKRNAEQRPWA, translated from the coding sequence ATGGACAAGTTCACCAAGCTCACCGGCGTCGCCGCCCCCCTGCCGATCGTCAATGTCGACACCGACATGATCATCCCGAAGGATTATCTCAAGACGATCAAGCGCACCGGACTTGGCAAGGGACTTTTTGCCGAGATGCGCTTCAATGAAGATGGTTCCGAGAACCCGGATTTCGTGTTGAACAAGCCGGCCTACCGCAAGGCCCAGATCCTGGTTGCCGGCGACAATTTCGGCTGCGGCTCCAGCCGCGAGCATGCCCCGTGGGCGCTGCTCGACTTCGGCATCCGCTGCGTGATTTCGACGTCTTTTGCCGACATCTTCTACAACAACTGCTTCAAGAACGGCATTCTGCCTATCACCGTCAGCCAGGAAGATCTCGACAAGCTGATGGACGACGCCGAGCGCGGCGCCAACGCCACGCTTTCGGTCGACCTCGAAGCCAAGGAAATCCGCGGCCCTGACGGCGGCGTCGTCACCTTCGACCTCGACGATTTCAAGCGTCACTGCCTGCTCAACGGCCTCGACGACATTGGCCTGACGATGGAGAAATCCAACGCCATCGCCAGCTTCGAAAAGCGCAACGCAGAGCAACGCCCCTGGGCCTGA
- a CDS encoding circularly permuted type 2 ATP-grasp protein, producing the protein MASGNQQRAAETGQANGLLGHYRPIDGVVDEMVDASGNPRPLWRQFIASLEALGPEKLTQRFARADQYLRDAGVYYRVYDNAGANERAWPPAHVPLLIDEKEWSAISAGLIQRADLFERIAADIYGPNRLVEAGLLPPGLIAGSPEYLRPLAGATPAGGHFLHFCAFELGRGPDGRWWVLGDRMQAPSGAGFALENRVATTRALSELYGELHVHRLAGFFRRFRDALNSSAAASRGRVAILTPGPLNETYYEHAYIARYLGIMLLEGEDLVVSKGRLMVRTVAGLVPISVLWRRLDAAFADPLELRTDSQIGTPGLVEVVRQGAVTSVNGLGSGLLETRALLAFLPRISQELCKEDLLLPGVATWWCGQEAEREHVLANLDGMIVGPALSTRLAFEDDGASVLGASLSAEARADLVTSIEANGSAFVGQEAVTLSTTPVYVDGRLEPRPASLRVYLARTADGWAVMPGGFARVGFSLDPTAIAMQRGGQAADVWVVSDRPVERETLFPRDSEGFDRTVPGSLPSRAAENLMWLGRYIERAEDTARILRAYHVRLAETSDPAMPLLAELRAYLDPLGIDVTDPVPQGLLDMMDSAVYSAGQVRDRFSPDGWLALKDLSKTLHLFETTVSRGDDATRAMTVILRKLAGFSGLLHENMYRFTGWRFLEIGRRLERGVQTARVLARLTRADAPEGALDMMLEIGDSVMTHRRQYPVQAGRSTVVDLLVLDPLNPRSIFFQVERLKTEIGLLPGENGAGHLSPAAKDILKLNTALAVKEPSDMTASALNALADEIGGLYTSLAKAYFS; encoded by the coding sequence ATGGCGAGCGGGAATCAGCAGCGAGCGGCAGAAACCGGGCAGGCAAACGGCCTGCTTGGGCACTATCGGCCGATCGATGGCGTCGTCGACGAGATGGTCGATGCGTCGGGCAATCCGCGTCCGCTATGGAGACAGTTCATTGCATCGCTGGAGGCGCTCGGTCCAGAAAAGCTGACGCAGCGCTTCGCCAGGGCAGACCAGTATCTGCGCGATGCCGGTGTCTATTACCGTGTCTACGACAATGCCGGCGCCAATGAGCGCGCCTGGCCGCCGGCGCATGTGCCGCTGCTGATCGATGAGAAGGAGTGGTCGGCGATCAGCGCTGGCCTGATCCAGCGGGCGGACCTGTTCGAGCGGATCGCCGCCGATATCTACGGGCCAAACCGGCTGGTGGAAGCTGGATTGCTGCCGCCCGGCCTGATCGCAGGCAGCCCGGAATATCTGCGGCCATTGGCGGGAGCGACTCCGGCCGGCGGGCATTTCCTGCATTTCTGCGCCTTCGAGCTCGGCCGTGGTCCGGACGGGCGCTGGTGGGTGCTGGGCGATCGCATGCAGGCGCCATCCGGCGCCGGCTTCGCGTTGGAAAACCGTGTGGCCACCACACGGGCATTGTCTGAGCTTTACGGCGAACTGCACGTGCATCGGCTGGCCGGATTTTTCCGGCGTTTCCGGGATGCCCTGAATTCCTCGGCGGCAGCTTCGCGTGGGCGTGTCGCCATCCTGACGCCAGGGCCGCTCAACGAGACCTATTACGAACACGCCTATATCGCGCGCTATCTCGGCATCATGCTTCTCGAGGGCGAGGACCTCGTCGTCTCCAAGGGGCGGCTGATGGTTCGTACCGTAGCCGGCCTGGTGCCGATCTCGGTGTTGTGGAGACGCCTCGACGCCGCCTTCGCCGATCCGCTGGAATTGCGGACGGATTCGCAGATCGGTACGCCTGGGCTGGTCGAGGTGGTTCGCCAGGGTGCGGTTACGTCAGTGAACGGTCTGGGTTCGGGATTGCTCGAAACGCGCGCCTTGCTCGCTTTCCTGCCGCGGATCAGTCAGGAACTGTGCAAGGAAGATCTGCTTCTGCCCGGTGTCGCGACCTGGTGGTGCGGGCAGGAAGCCGAACGCGAGCATGTGCTGGCCAATCTCGATGGAATGATCGTCGGTCCGGCGCTGTCGACGCGCCTGGCCTTCGAGGACGATGGAGCCAGCGTTCTGGGTGCTTCGCTGTCCGCGGAGGCGCGGGCTGATCTGGTGACGAGCATCGAAGCCAACGGCAGCGCCTTCGTCGGGCAGGAAGCAGTGACGTTATCGACGACACCCGTCTATGTCGACGGGCGGCTGGAGCCGCGCCCGGCCAGCCTCCGTGTCTATCTGGCGCGCACTGCGGACGGTTGGGCGGTGATGCCGGGTGGTTTCGCACGGGTCGGCTTTTCGCTTGATCCGACGGCGATCGCCATGCAGCGCGGCGGCCAGGCGGCCGATGTCTGGGTGGTCAGCGACAGGCCGGTGGAGCGCGAGACATTGTTCCCGCGTGACAGCGAGGGCTTCGACCGCACCGTTCCCGGCAGCCTGCCGAGCCGGGCGGCGGAAAACCTGATGTGGCTCGGCCGCTACATCGAGCGCGCCGAAGACACTGCGCGCATCCTGCGCGCCTATCACGTGCGCCTGGCCGAGACCTCTGATCCGGCCATGCCGCTGCTGGCGGAACTGCGCGCTTATCTAGATCCGCTTGGCATCGATGTCACCGATCCGGTGCCGCAAGGCCTGCTCGACATGATGGACAGCGCCGTCTACAGCGCGGGGCAGGTGCGCGACCGGTTCTCGCCGGACGGCTGGCTGGCGCTCAAGGATCTCTCGAAGACGTTGCATCTGTTCGAAACGACAGTCTCGCGCGGCGACGATGCCACGCGCGCCATGACGGTGATCCTGCGCAAACTGGCCGGGTTTTCGGGGCTCCTGCACGAGAACATGTACCGCTTCACCGGTTGGCGCTTCCTGGAGATCGGGCGGCGCCTCGAGCGCGGTGTCCAGACGGCACGCGTGCTGGCACGGTTGACACGCGCGGATGCGCCGGAAGGCGCGCTCGACATGATGCTGGAGATCGGCGACAGCGTGATGACCCATCGCAGGCAGTACCCGGTGCAGGCGGGACGCAGCACGGTTGTCGATCTGCTGGTGCTGGATCCGCTCAATCCACGATCGATCTTTTTCCAGGTCGAGCGTCTCAAGACGGAAATCGGGCTGCTGCCGGGCGAAAACGGTGCCGGGCATCTGTCGCCCGCGGCCAAGGATATCCTCAAGCTCAACACCGCGCTCGCGGTCAAGGAGCCGTCGGACATGACGGCCTCGGCACTCAATGCCCTGGCGGATGAGATTGGTGGGCTCTACACCAGCCTTGCCAAGGCGTATTTCAGCTGA
- a CDS encoding transglutaminase family protein, which yields MLYDIRLNLHYDYETAVGGGRHLVRVLPANLGGEQRVVAASLSFAPTPGERSDFHDFFGSNVTSIAFREAHRTLDVRMSARVSVTRPEIGLDVSPDVVGLAREIADVRSLQPDSPHHFLAPTDFADLDSAITAYARESGTGSVAAIATGICNRIRRDFTYDGTATDVQTRASDAFALKRGVCQDFSHVMISGLRGLGIPAGYVSGFLRTIPPAGQERLEGADAMHAWVRVWCGREAGWQEFDPTNGMRASNDHITVGYGRDYGDVAPIVGVLKTAGGQAGAQAVDVVPVA from the coding sequence ATGCTATACGACATCCGCCTCAACCTGCACTACGACTACGAGACCGCCGTCGGTGGCGGACGCCACCTTGTGCGGGTACTGCCGGCCAATCTTGGCGGTGAGCAGCGTGTCGTGGCGGCATCGCTGTCCTTCGCGCCCACGCCCGGCGAACGGTCGGATTTCCATGATTTCTTCGGTTCGAACGTAACCTCGATCGCGTTTCGCGAGGCGCACCGGACACTCGACGTGCGCATGAGCGCACGCGTCTCCGTCACGCGGCCGGAAATCGGCCTCGACGTGTCGCCTGATGTTGTCGGGCTTGCCCGTGAAATCGCCGACGTGCGATCGCTCCAGCCCGATTCACCGCATCATTTTCTTGCCCCCACCGATTTTGCCGATCTCGATTCCGCCATCACCGCCTATGCCCGCGAGAGCGGCACTGGTTCCGTGGCGGCGATCGCGACGGGAATCTGTAACCGCATCCGGCGTGATTTCACCTATGACGGCACCGCAACCGACGTGCAGACGCGTGCCTCCGATGCCTTCGCGCTGAAGCGCGGCGTCTGCCAGGACTTCTCGCACGTCATGATTTCCGGCCTGCGCGGGCTGGGCATTCCTGCCGGCTATGTCAGCGGTTTCCTGCGCACCATTCCGCCCGCCGGACAGGAGCGGCTGGAAGGCGCGGATGCCATGCATGCGTGGGTTCGGGTGTGGTGCGGACGCGAGGCTGGCTGGCAGGAATTCGATCCGACCAACGGCATGCGGGCTTCCAACGACCATATCACGGTCGGTTATGGCCGCGATTATGGCGACGTGGCGCCGATCGTCGGCGTGCTCAAGACCGCCGGCGGGCAGGCCGGCGCGCAGGCCGTGGATGTCGTTCCGGTAGCCTGA
- a CDS encoding YciI family protein, translating into MLYAVLCYASEDVVGSWTKEQDDAVMGKLLDVQQRYANAGKLGPVARLLPTTAATTLRKVKGESLVIDGPFAETKEQFLGFYTVDVENLDEALQFARELSEVNPSGGSYEIRPVSIFSPATVKS; encoded by the coding sequence ATGCTTTACGCCGTTCTTTGTTACGCTTCCGAAGACGTCGTCGGTTCCTGGACCAAGGAACAGGACGATGCAGTCATGGGCAAGCTGCTCGACGTCCAGCAGAGATATGCGAATGCCGGCAAACTCGGCCCGGTGGCCCGTCTTTTGCCGACCACGGCGGCAACGACGCTGCGCAAGGTGAAAGGCGAATCCCTCGTCATCGACGGTCCGTTTGCCGAGACCAAGGAGCAGTTCCTCGGCTTCTACACGGTCGACGTCGAAAATCTCGATGAAGCCCTGCAGTTCGCGCGCGAACTTTCCGAGGTCAATCCCAGCGGCGGCTCCTATGAGATCCGCCCTGTTTCCATATTCAGTCCTGCAACGGTAAAATCATGA
- a CDS encoding RNA polymerase sigma factor gives MSDLSWISNVISAARPQAMGALLRYFRDLDTAEEAFQDACLRALKNWPQNGPPRDPAAWLIFVGRNSGIDAVRKRSKQTAMPDEDQVSDLEDAESDIAERLDGAHYRDDILRLLFICCHPDLPPTQQIAVALRIVSGLSVKQIARAFLVGESAMEQRITRAKARIADAGVPFETPGAVERSERLAAVMAMVYLVFNEGYSTNSGEAQAREPLCEEAIRLGRLLLRLFQTEAEVMGLLALMLLQHARAPARFDGNGEIVLLEDQNRELWSGKMIEEGLALVDKALRHRKPGPYQVQAAIAALHARAVKAEDTDWQEIDLLYSLLERMQPSPVVTLNRAVAVSKVKGPEEALAMIEPLAERLSGYFHFFGLKGGLLMKLGRNDEARVAFDRAIALANTAAEAAHIRMHIDRLKAEAAQGKSEKAG, from the coding sequence ATGAGCGACCTGTCCTGGATCAGCAATGTCATCAGCGCCGCGCGGCCTCAGGCCATGGGGGCGTTGCTACGCTACTTCCGTGATCTCGACACGGCGGAAGAAGCATTCCAGGACGCATGCCTGCGCGCATTGAAGAACTGGCCGCAAAACGGGCCGCCGCGCGATCCCGCCGCCTGGCTGATCTTCGTCGGCCGCAACAGCGGCATCGACGCCGTGCGCAAGAGAAGCAAACAGACGGCGATGCCGGACGAAGACCAGGTGTCGGATCTGGAGGACGCCGAGTCCGACATCGCCGAGCGGCTGGATGGCGCGCATTATCGCGACGATATCCTGCGGCTGCTGTTCATCTGCTGTCATCCTGACCTGCCGCCGACGCAGCAGATCGCGGTGGCGCTGCGTATCGTTTCCGGCCTTTCGGTCAAGCAGATCGCCCGCGCCTTCCTGGTGGGTGAAAGCGCCATGGAGCAGCGCATAACACGCGCCAAGGCGCGCATCGCAGATGCCGGTGTGCCGTTCGAAACGCCGGGCGCTGTCGAGCGGTCGGAACGGCTGGCCGCCGTCATGGCGATGGTCTACCTGGTCTTCAACGAAGGCTATTCCACCAACAGCGGCGAAGCGCAGGCACGGGAGCCCCTGTGCGAGGAGGCGATTCGGCTCGGCCGGCTGTTGCTCAGGCTGTTCCAGACGGAAGCGGAAGTGATGGGCCTCCTGGCGCTGATGCTGCTGCAGCATGCCCGTGCGCCGGCACGGTTCGATGGCAATGGCGAAATCGTGCTGCTCGAAGACCAGAACAGGGAACTCTGGAGCGGCAAGATGATCGAGGAGGGGCTGGCGCTCGTCGACAAGGCTTTGCGCCATCGCAAGCCCGGTCCCTACCAGGTGCAGGCGGCAATCGCGGCCCTGCATGCCCGTGCAGTGAAGGCCGAAGACACCGACTGGCAGGAGATCGACCTCCTCTACAGTCTGCTCGAACGCATGCAGCCGTCGCCGGTAGTGACGCTGAACCGTGCGGTGGCGGTCTCCAAGGTAAAGGGGCCGGAGGAGGCGCTCGCCATGATCGAACCGCTGGCCGAGCGGCTTTCCGGCTATTTCCATTTCTTCGGCCTGAAGGGCGGGTTGTTGATGAAGCTGGGCCGCAATGACGAGGCACGTGTTGCCTTCGACAGGGCAATCGCGCTTGCTAACACAGCTGCCGAGGCTGCGCATATCCGTATGCACATCGACCGGCTCAAGGCCGAGGCCGCGCAAGGCAAGTCCGAAAAAGCGGGCTAG
- a CDS encoding aldehyde dehydrogenase family protein produces the protein MTLSSETADLLGKLGVARDVLSGGDLVVRSPVTGEQLAALKTVSAADANKTIDAAHEAFKAWRLVPGPKRGELVRLLGEELRAHKTELGRLVSIEVGKIPSEGLGEVQEMIDICDFAVGLSRQLYGLTIATERPGHRMMETWHPLGVVGVISAFNFPVAVWSWNAALALVCGDAVVWKPSEKTPLTALACAAIFARAVKRFGADAPANLAPVLIGEREIGEVLVDHAKVPLVSATGSTRMGREVGPRLARRFARAVLELGGNNAGIVCPSADLDMALRAIAFGAMGTAGQRCTTLRRLFVHESVYDQLVPRLKKAYESVSVGNPLETSSLVGPLIDKAAFDAMQKALKHAGEHGGTVTGGARVENGHGDAYYVRPALVEMPKQAGPVLEETFAPILYVMKYSDFDSVLELHNAVGAGLSSSIFTRDLQESERFLAADGSDCGIANVNIGTSGAEIGGAFGGEKETGGGRESGSDAWKAYMRRATNTVNYSKALPLAQGVSFDID, from the coding sequence ATGACGCTATCGAGTGAAACGGCGGATCTGCTGGGGAAGCTTGGTGTTGCACGGGATGTGCTTTCTGGCGGTGATCTGGTTGTGCGCAGCCCGGTGACGGGTGAGCAGCTGGCAGCATTGAAGACGGTCTCGGCAGCTGATGCCAACAAGACGATCGATGCCGCCCATGAGGCCTTCAAGGCCTGGCGCCTTGTGCCCGGTCCCAAGCGCGGCGAACTGGTGCGCCTGCTGGGTGAGGAACTGCGCGCCCACAAGACCGAGCTCGGCCGCCTGGTGTCGATCGAGGTCGGCAAGATCCCTTCGGAAGGATTGGGCGAAGTCCAGGAAATGATCGACATCTGCGACTTCGCCGTCGGCCTGTCGCGTCAGTTGTACGGCCTGACCATCGCCACCGAACGCCCCGGCCACCGGATGATGGAAACCTGGCATCCGCTCGGCGTCGTCGGTGTCATCTCGGCCTTCAACTTCCCCGTCGCGGTGTGGTCGTGGAATGCCGCACTGGCGCTGGTCTGCGGCGATGCGGTGGTGTGGAAGCCTTCGGAGAAGACGCCGCTGACGGCACTTGCCTGCGCGGCGATCTTCGCGCGCGCCGTCAAGCGTTTCGGTGCCGATGCCCCCGCCAATCTGGCACCGGTGCTGATCGGCGAGCGCGAGATCGGCGAAGTGCTGGTCGATCATGCGAAAGTGCCGCTGGTCTCGGCTACCGGCTCGACCCGCATGGGTCGTGAGGTCGGTCCGCGCCTGGCCAGGCGTTTCGCCCGTGCCGTGCTGGAGCTCGGCGGTAACAATGCCGGCATCGTCTGCCCGAGTGCCGATCTCGACATGGCGCTGCGCGCCATCGCCTTCGGTGCCATGGGCACTGCCGGCCAGCGCTGCACCACGCTGCGCCGCCTGTTCGTGCATGAGAGCGTCTATGACCAGCTCGTGCCGCGCCTGAAGAAGGCCTATGAGAGCGTCTCGGTCGGCAATCCGCTGGAGACTTCGTCGCTGGTCGGCCCGCTGATCGACAAGGCAGCCTTCGACGCCATGCAGAAGGCGCTGAAACATGCCGGCGAACATGGCGGCACGGTCACCGGCGGCGCTCGCGTCGAGAACGGGCATGGCGATGCCTATTATGTGCGTCCGGCGCTGGTGGAGATGCCGAAGCAGGCTGGTCCGGTGCTGGAAGAGACCTTCGCGCCGATCCTCTATGTGATGAAGTATTCCGACTTCGACAGCGTTCTTGAGCTGCACAATGCGGTTGGTGCCGGGCTGTCGTCGTCGATCTTCACGCGCGATCTGCAGGAATCGGAGCGGTTCCTTGCCGCTGACGGTTCGGACTGCGGCATCGCCAACGTCAACATCGGCACGTCGGGAGCCGAGATCGGCGGTGCGTTCGGTGGCGAGAAGGAGACCGGCGGCGGTCGTGAGAGCGGTTCGGATGCGTGGAAGGCTTATATGCGGCGCGCCACCAACACCGTGAACTACTCCAAGGCGCTGCCGCTCGCCCAGGGCGTCTCCTTCGACATCGACTGA
- a CDS encoding aminotransferase class V-fold PLP-dependent enzyme: MAGFTHLFVPGPTNVPEAVRQAMNLAMEDMRASTFPLLTLGLFDGLKRVFKNETGRVFIYPSSGTGAWESGITNTLSPGDRVLMSRFGQFSHLWVDMAERLELDVDVVDVEWGTGVPVEIYAERLAADKEHRIKAVFCTHNETATGVTSDVAGVRKALDASGHPALLFVDGVSSIGSIDFRQEEWGVDCAVSGSQKGFMLPAGLGFLSVSQKALAAAKTAKGRRCYFSFEDMIRANDTGFFPYTPATQLLRGLRVSLDLIEAEGLEAIFARHHHLAEGVRKAVDAWGLKLCAKERKWHSDTVSAVHVPDGIDSAEIVKRAYHKYQTSLGVGLNKVAGKVFRIGHLGWLNEVMVCGALSAAEMALRDCGVKVAPGSGVGAALEHFRLAEPAAVAKAA, from the coding sequence ATGGCTGGTTTCACGCATCTCTTCGTCCCCGGACCTACCAACGTGCCGGAAGCCGTCCGGCAGGCCATGAACCTGGCCATGGAGGACATGCGCGCCTCGACATTCCCCCTGCTGACGCTCGGCCTGTTCGATGGCTTGAAGCGGGTGTTCAAGAACGAGACCGGTCGCGTCTTCATCTATCCATCGTCGGGAACCGGTGCCTGGGAATCGGGCATCACCAACACGCTGAGCCCTGGTGACCGCGTGCTGATGTCGCGCTTCGGCCAGTTCTCGCACCTGTGGGTCGACATGGCCGAGCGGCTGGAACTCGACGTCGATGTCGTCGACGTGGAGTGGGGCACCGGCGTGCCGGTCGAGATTTATGCCGAACGGCTCGCCGCCGACAAGGAACATCGCATCAAAGCTGTGTTCTGCACGCACAACGAGACGGCCACGGGCGTCACCAGCGATGTTGCCGGCGTACGCAAGGCGCTGGATGCCTCCGGTCATCCGGCATTGCTTTTCGTTGACGGCGTCTCGTCGATCGGCTCGATCGACTTCCGCCAGGAAGAATGGGGTGTCGACTGCGCGGTCAGCGGTTCGCAGAAGGGCTTCATGCTGCCGGCAGGTCTCGGTTTCCTGTCGGTCAGCCAGAAAGCGCTTGCCGCTGCCAAGACAGCGAAAGGCCGGCGCTGCTACTTCTCCTTCGAGGACATGATTCGCGCCAACGACACCGGCTTCTTCCCCTATACGCCAGCGACCCAGCTGCTGCGCGGCCTGCGCGTTTCGCTGGACCTGATCGAGGCGGAAGGGCTGGAGGCGATCTTCGCGCGCCACCATCATCTGGCCGAAGGCGTGCGCAAGGCGGTCGACGCCTGGGGCCTGAAACTCTGCGCCAAGGAGCGCAAATGGCATTCCGACACGGTGAGCGCCGTCCATGTTCCGGACGGCATCGACAGCGCCGAAATCGTGAAGCGCGCCTATCACAAATACCAGACCTCACTGGGCGTCGGGCTGAACAAGGTTGCCGGCAAGGTGTTCCGCATCGGTCATCTCGGCTGGCTGAATGAGGTAATGGTGTGCGGGGCGTTGTCGGCTGCCGAAATGGCGTTGCGCGATTGCGGCGTGAAGGTTGCACCGGGTTCCGGCGTCGGAGCCGCACTCGAACATTTCCGCCTGGCCGAGCCGGCCGCTGTCGCCAAGGCTGCCTAG